The genomic interval AAAGAAGtgtattaacttccgtaacagtaattgttacggaagttaatgcactttatatagcaaaggaaattagaaatcttaagttctaaagaagatgccaatattcaaaatttgtagtatgtattatttaaaattctaaaaacattaaatatcatatataattctcgggaaattgttttcgctggcaattttccctcttttcaaagtGATGTTAAAAATAAggtgtgtaataataatttgacaaggatGAATAGCTATCATTTTTATGGGTAAATAGGTGGACGGtaccttatatgatttatatctgtatgatccggagtgattcagtatagcacaaatttgtagcatattcaagaaaaaatgttacggaagttaatgcgttacggaagttaatgtcttTATGCTTTATGGTCCAACGTGGTCCTTATTTAGCAGTCATacctttgaaaattgtatttattatgaaagGTGTCTCTTATCCTATAAGATACTGAATCCTTAACAGAACTGCCAAAGTGCATATTTTCTTAAGGTGCGTTACGGATGTTAAAGCTGTTTagtcatacattttattttttaagaatagtCCTTTATTTCCGTGTAATACAGGAAACACATATGATAATTccctatcaattatttattaatgaatatcactctACTTGTTGACAcattatcatataatatcatTCAGTTTGAATGGGAAAAAAAACTTGTGGCAGTATTCGTTACGgaggttaaaatgaatttgggacaaagttaaaagtgaaattaatcACAAAGGGATCATCAAATACTAGGATAAGCGCAATATGTCAGACGTTTACACCAAGCTGCCCTAACCAGACATTAATGTAGGTAAGAAATACAGACTACTTAGGAAAGAGAATGATAGTAAAATCTAAAACTGACCCGAGACAGCGTCGAttctaacaaaaagcaaaaataaaaggcttttgtaataaaattagagCTTTATTAGTCACTGGTCGTATATGCTTTGTGGAGCTAGTctattattgtaattttcttgataatatttttgtagaaaatgttcAGGGTTGTGAAGCTAGCGGCCATAAGATAGTCGAGAcacgttttttgtgaattgtaacatttttttgagaatgACCCTGCAGGCAAGCACTGGTCATGTTTGCTGTTGATTTCGTTACGTAAGAAACCTATTTTGTTATAAGCTATAGCTTCAAGCTACTCGAGAGACCACAATGTACACCAATAGAAATCAATTACACAGATATACCGGGCAGATATATTGATCGACATCGGACCTTTACACCGGTGTGCTTTGCATTCTTCTGATCCACTTGACCAGTTTGCAAAGGATGGACTTCGCCCGccgttttcttttattttgttataagcCCTGGTTACAAGCTACGGAATGGTTTGCCTCGTAAGCCAATAAGAAATGACGGACATCTTGGTTGCTAGGTGAGCGAGTGTGAGGAACCCCACATCAGTATAAGAAGGACCGGTTGGTAAAAAACAAATTCATTGTGGACATTGGACCTCTGCCCACCTCTCCTCATACTATTTGATATAATAAGGTAGGATGAAATAATGATTCTCTAAAATTAATTACTTTTGGTTTTATGTCTTGCAGGTTACAAGTTCGTCTATTGTAAACAAGAAAGATTCATGTCTATCAATTTTGGCCATAAATCTGCCAAGTCACATATTATACTTGCAGAAATATATAACATTGaccttaattattatttctttttgcaTTTAGAACGATATTTTAAGAAGGCatggtgtattttttttttttttttttttgctttggcCCCTTTCTCTTGCGAGGAGATCTGTAGTCctattttcaaattcatcaaAGGACTGTCAGCCtatatttgtaattttaattGTGAAATTGAATCATTCAAGATCATAATTATCAATACCATgtattttcataacttttacACCGCAGTCCATTTTGATATAATGTGTTGAGATGTGACCAGGCTTCGCCTCTCTTATGTTTTCTCATTATTAATGTCCCTTTAAAATAATCATGGATCCTatgctttatttttgttttgtttaaacaCAGGTGAAAATTCAGatttaatcaatatttgtgattattttatctTACAGACACAAATCTGCCATCATGTCTGAACGCAAGGCCGTCATCAAGAATGCTGATATGTCAGAAGACATGCAGCAAGACGCTATCGACTGCGCCAACCAGGCCATGGAGAAGTTCAACCTCGAGAAGGACATCGCTGCCCACATCAAGAAGGAGTTCGACAAGAAGTACAACCCGACATGGCATTGCATCGTCGGCCGCAACTTCGGCAGCTACGTGACACACGAGACCAAGCACTTCATCTACTTCTATCTGGGACAAATCGCCGTGCTTCTCTTCAAGTCTGGATAAACTCATTAACTACTTGCTATAACGAACAAACTGATCGATTCATCTTTCATTGATCCAGGTTGTTTTTTAACCGACCTTAACATCTGCAGAGCACCTTTTA from Lytechinus pictus isolate F3 Inbred chromosome 2, Lp3.0, whole genome shotgun sequence carries:
- the LOC129254696 gene encoding dynein light chain 2, cytoplasmic-like — encoded protein: MSERKAVIKNADMSEDMQQDAIDCANQAMEKFNLEKDIAAHIKKEFDKKYNPTWHCIVGRNFGSYVTHETKHFIYFYLGQIAVLLFKSG